From the Capnocytophaga sp. oral taxon 878 genome, the window TCCGCAATGCCGCTAAAAGCGTAGGAAGAGAAGCTCATCGTATGAAAGAATTTGTACGATTTGAGCGTGTAGGCGATCTATATTTCGCAAAGATAAGTCCATATTATGATGTACTTCCTCTAATAATACATCACTTCAAAACTCGCTTTTCCAATCAGCAATGGGTACTTTTCGACCCTGAACGCAATTACGGATTTGCTTATAACCTCCATAATGTAATCCCCTTTACCCCTGCTGATAAGAATTTTGGTAAACTATTAAATACTTCTGAAGAAAGTTATGAATCTCTCTGGAAAACCTACTTCAAGCATATCAATATCCCAGAACGTAAAAATAGTCGATACCAACAGCGAAATATGCCTAAACGATATTGGAAGTACCTCCCCGAAATGAAAAATTAGAATGTAATACTTGTGCTAATCTTTTGAAGTTCATTTACAATTTCTGCCGAACTATCAAAAGTTACCAACCTATGCCGGTATTCTTTAAAGTTAGGGATACCTTTGAAATAGTTAGCATAATGACGTCGCATCTCCAAAACTCCCTGCCGCTCTCCTTTCCATTCTACCGACCATAATAAATGATTCTGTGCTGCTTCAGCACGCTGAACAATAGTAGGAGGAGAGAGTAATTCACCAGTAGCAAAATAATGCTTTATCTCATTAAAAATCCAAGGATAACCAATAGCCGCACGCCCTATCATTATACCATCTATACCATAAGTATTACGGTACAATAAAGCTTTCTCCGGACTATCAATATCTCCATTGCCAAAAATAGGAATATGAATACGAGGATTGTTCTTCACCTTTGCAATATAACTCCAATCCGAATGTCCTTTATACATCTGGCTACGAGTACGAGCATGAATAGTTAAAGCACTGATACCTACATCTTGCAGTCGCTCTGCCACCTCTTCTATGTTAATACTCTGCTCATCCCAGCCCAATCGGGTCTTTACCGTTACTGGCAAATCAGTACTATTTACCACAGCTTTGGTAAGGCGCACCATTAAGTCAATATCTTTAAGTACACCAGCTCCTGCTCCTTTGCTTACTACCTTCTTCACAGGGCAGCCAAAGTTAATATCCACCAAATCAGGGTTTACTGTAGCCACTATTTTAGCCGAGAGTGCCATAGCTTCCTCATCTCCCCCAAATATTTGTATACCTACTGGCCGTTCGTAATCAAAAATATCTAATTTCTGTCGGCTCTTAATAGCATCACGTATAAGCCCTTCCGATGATATAAACTCACTATAAAGCATATCTGCCCCGTGCATTTTACAAAGCCTCCGAAACGGAGGGTCACTTACATCTTCCATCGGAGCAAGTAACAGCGGGAACTCCCCTAAATCTATATTTCCTATCTTAGCCAATTCCTAAAATTATTATTGGTTATTTAAATAAATATCCTACCCCTACCCCTATAAAGTAATTAGCCTCAGGCTGAAAAAGGGTACGCCCACCACTAAGGTCAAGCTGAAGATTAGGTTTAAGAAAATAAGCTATACCTACATCAATATTATGCAAAGGCGCATAATGAGGCTGATAGGTAGCATAATATTCTACAAAACCCCAAAACTTTGAGGTAGGTGTGTAGTTCAGTTCAGTAGTAAAGTTATATCCCTCAAACTGCTGTACACTACTCAAGCTATATGCCAGCGAAAACTCATCAGCCAAAACACTTTCAAAAGCCAAACAAGCATCAAAAGTATACGCCTTGCCTTCTCCTTTGCTGTACTGCCCATAACCTATCAATGACACCGAAGGCAAGTACCGTTCCGACTGCCACAAGCGTTGCTTTACACTAAAAACAGTACTGCTAAAGTCTGGCGTTTTAACATCAAAATTAGCCTCCAAGCGTATCTCTGTATTAGTGATAAGTCCATAACGCAACATCAGGTTGTCAAAGCCCTCTTCTTTACTAAAAACAAGCCCATTCTCTACCTGAAACTGCCCCTT encodes:
- a CDS encoding TIGR03915 family putative DNA repair protein: MIHLVYDSSYEGFLTAVFTVFEYRYEQVNIVAEKLFAPTLFGEEHFVYTDIAKAQRVLRKIENLMGSEDSSIFLKAFISEEKGIETHLLEVVRLFLQFPQEKVLDNFGNPSVLAIRNAAKSVGREAHRMKEFVRFERVGDLYFAKISPYYDVLPLIIHHFKTRFSNQQWVLFDPERNYGFAYNLHNVIPFTPADKNFGKLLNTSEESYESLWKTYFKHINIPERKNSRYQQRNMPKRYWKYLPEMKN
- the dusB gene encoding tRNA dihydrouridine synthase DusB, with protein sequence MAKIGNIDLGEFPLLLAPMEDVSDPPFRRLCKMHGADMLYSEFISSEGLIRDAIKSRQKLDIFDYERPVGIQIFGGDEEAMALSAKIVATVNPDLVDINFGCPVKKVVSKGAGAGVLKDIDLMVRLTKAVVNSTDLPVTVKTRLGWDEQSINIEEVAERLQDVGISALTIHARTRSQMYKGHSDWSYIAKVKNNPRIHIPIFGNGDIDSPEKALLYRNTYGIDGIMIGRAAIGYPWIFNEIKHYFATGELLSPPTIVQRAEAAQNHLLWSVEWKGERQGVLEMRRHYANYFKGIPNFKEYRHRLVTFDSSAEIVNELQKISTSITF
- a CDS encoding transporter, whose product is MRKLKNKILWAFVAFLSTTLAVAQSDESLNTDRPDQSEGVYTLPKGQFQVENGLVFSKEEGFDNLMLRYGLITNTEIRLEANFDVKTPDFSSTVFSVKQRLWQSERYLPSVSLIGYGQYSKGEGKAYTFDACLAFESVLADEFSLAYSLSSVQQFEGYNFTTELNYTPTSKFWGFVEYYATYQPHYAPLHNIDVGIAYFLKPNLQLDLSGGRTLFQPEANYFIGVGVGYLFK